The sequence GCATCTGCAGTGCAgggggcgctgtaccggtccgtcatgGTGAACACAGAGCCAAGTCAAAAGGCGAAGCTCTCCATTTACCAGCCAGTCTACGTTCCTACCCTCATCTacggtcatgagctttgggtcacaACCGAATGACATCGTGGAAACAAGCGACCCAAATGATTTGGGCTCTCCCGTAGAGAGAAGCTCAGttctcaacaaaaacacagcagtgaaaTGATCTGGCTCTAGACTCAATCTGGGAGAGAAACCATTAACAATCCAGAGAGAAAgtcagacgcagaggcctgtcagtgtctgttgtatttcattacctctctgcttaaaccgcgactccgagctgaagcagaaacgatacttcaacgttttccgtcatctgacaagcagcaagtctccactttattcaccaaaMACtgatctgtaatctggaacgttcgctacgctgagctccagttagccgcctcatctcactgcgagaggcaactgggtcatgggcaaaaggtcaaaggtaacaaggtgaccggatggcttattatgttgtacaaaacaaaaccttaacaaaaaacaaatattttagtacatgttattatgtgtcagaagaggcttaggaaataataataccaaaaaataaaaaataaaataaaaattgaccaaaaggggcACGTGCTCGATTAAacgcgctgatacgtcattgtgctgctaaacacataagctgagtggagcggtggaccgctccaagatggccgcccgctccaagatggccgccataaatctcgtcagcgacaatggGCTCTTTGCACCTCAGCTTCCGCGTTCGGGGAAATGCGGCTCGATTGTTTCGATCCAATACAAATATCATTTTATACTAGGTGCTTTCAGGGCTTGGCTAAGGTTTGAACATCGATCCGAAGCCCCAACAAGTGAACTGGAGGAGGGTTTTAGGATGTAGCCTGGTTATACATCCACTGACACGAAGGAGAGTTTTACTTAAACTGtgtggctaacattagctttagcttatgctagtaggcaatattctcggacattgttcttgtaaaaatgtgctatttaagtatctaaacattctaacggataatgtttttatcttattttattgtcGTTAGTGTCAgaggttccggttccggttcggGCTTTCGGCTCCCGCAGCCTGACGGAGCTAAAAGCCTCTTAgctcaacagcagcagctctggagtCAGATCTGGTTCAGCTGTTCAggttcagagctgctgcttttagaaaaacatggCCGTGTTTCTTAATGTTATCTAGTTTTATTACCTGTTTCCTGTTCAGAGCTCAGACAGTTCGGTGTTTACAGCAGGATGTTCAGGCGGATCAGTGGCTCGGCTCTCTGGTTCCCATAAACGGtttcaggctgaatacagaagCGACtccatggaaataactcagGATCTTTATTCACCATCCGTCTCCCCGTAGTTTTAGCTGCAAACTGTGCTGTTAGCGTTAGCTTTAGCTGGTAGCGACGGATATTTACAAGCCGCCATCTTAATTCAGGATTGTTTggaaattctttttttgtttgtatagatatttttattcagaaggTTAATCCATACAAAATCTACATCAAATGTACAATACtaccttctgtttttttgttttttttgtgtgtgtgtgaaaacacttcaaaaataaaacccaccccACCCACTCTCTCCATGTAAGAACATATACAGTAATATAATTTATCAcataacatatttttgaaaggCTAAAGTcaagagaaaagaaattcaacaaaaatattgaggaaaaattaaacataagaATTGAAATAAGACAGTGAAAATCAATACATATCAGTCTCTCAGGTCTAATCTGGTTAGAAGGTCCAGAAACTGAATCCAAATCTGGTTGAACTTAACTCATGTCCCCCGTATTGAGTGAGACATTTTTTCAGGATTACAGTATGACAACAGTTCATTGATCCAATGTTTCTGGTTTGGAGGCTCCATAGCTTTCCAATTTTTAAGTATACACTTTTGTGCTGCAGATGATGctaacaaaacaaagtatttcttGCAAGGATACAATTTCAAGGACATAAGATCCCCAAGTATCCAAATCTTGGGATCAGCATCTAAAGAAAGTTCACAAACTGCTGATGATATCTGAATTACATTATTCCAATAGGTTTGCAAGTGTATACAACTCCAAAGCATATGAAGAAGATCCCCTACACAYATTTTACACCTTTGACATTTGTCAGTGATGTTGGCATTCAGTTTATTCAACCTGTATGGGGTATAATATATGCGgtgcaaaatattaaattgaattTGTCTATGCTTAGTTGATATCAATWTTGTTTGAGATGAATTTAGCAATCTACTCCAGTTTTTGTCATCATATTTGCAGTTTAAATCTGACTcccatttagattttattttgttttcataaactgGTAAGTAATCAAGAACAATTTTGTAAACACAGGAAATAAGTCCTTTTGTGGTGGTACGTTTAGTAtctaataaacatgtttcaagTAGAGTTTCYTCTGGTTTATTTGGGAATATCTCTGTTTGGCTCTTAATCCAGTGTCTGATCTGCAAATATTTGAAGTAATTGTGCCTATGTARGTCATAAAATTCAGATAATTGACTAAAGCTRGCAAAGACATTGTTGGTATAAAGATCGCCAACTAATMTAATGCCTTTTCTGACCCAAGTTTGTAATATACCAYCTGCTATAGGCTGAGGAATGTTAGGGTTACCTATAAGTGGAGCCTTAACCAAAAATTCWATGTTTAGATTTAAGMGRGCATGTAGTTGAAGCCATGCATTAAAGGTAGCTAAAATTAAAGGATTTGATGTGATTTTAGAGAGTTGTTTTTTAGAACCCAGAAAGGGGACAATTGATAGTGATGTGGATTTTAGTTCTTGTTGTTCAATTGAGATCCACCTAACATCGTTACCATTTGAATGCATCCACATCCATAGTATACGGAACTGAGAGGCCAAGTAATACACTCTGAAATTTGGGAGATTTAATCCACCTTTAGCATAAGGTGCCTGTAAAGTRAAAAGCTTAACTCTTGGGACTTTCTTTTGCCATAAAAATACAGATATTGCTTTAtccaaatctttaaaaaatgtcattggtACTTTTAAGGGGacacattgaaataaataaatacatttaggtaatatagacattttaattgtattaacTCTACCAATCAAAGACAGTGGGAGATCAGTCCATCGTTCCAGTTCcgctttagttttatttattaatgacGTGTAATTCTTTTGGTAAATCTGCTCATACGATGAGCTAATATTAATGCCAAGGTATGTAAAACCATCTGGGCACCATTTAAATGAACCAGGAAGTAATTGTGTCTCCTGCTTTGTCATATTAAGTGGAAACGCTTCACTCTTGGAATAACTGATTTTGTAACCAGAAACTGAGCTGTATGACCCAAGRCATGTCAGTAAAGATGGAAAAGATTTAAATGGTTGagaaataaatactaataaatCGTCCGCATATAGCGCAAGTTTATGTTCATCTGTACCGGATTGtttggaaattaatgaaaacttaaaagcccgttatattaggaagacaacaatgttcatagtGTTGCTTTCTTTGCATCTGAAATACGACTCAGTCTTTTCTagttgtcatggtaactcaGAGCGGAAACAAGTGAGCCGCATTAGCTCCTGGAGATGTGACGTCAACGCCGTAGGGTGTAGGCCGTGGCGGCCATGAGCGGCCATCTTTATGTTATGTCTACGCTCCCAACCgccataagaagaagaagagttcagtgtttgcggaagtaaaaatggaggctaacggtgaagcttagcttacatattggaagttgttgtccgaccgcagcagcaaattaacaacagCGGcaattatgtaatattaaattattcacCAATATAAATGAACAATTTCCTTAGTCCTCTCTTGCGTCTTGatagaaaccaaactgtttatagatttatattaATGGAGAATACTTACAAACATCAGCCATGTCCTCAGCTTCACTTTAAGCCATGTTTATAGAAATGAAGGCGCTGCGGTCATTTTGTGACAGATTCCTGCTCGTCCCGCGTTGGAACAGCCGGTTTAGCGGACAGACTCGCCATGGAGCGGCGCTAACGTTAGCGGCTAACAGGCGATGACCAAACCAGTTATGTATATGAATCCTACAGCCTCTAAAATCTGGCACTGCTCCgtttgtgtttactttttgtgaaggaggaagttgcgctggtcttcttcagaggttttgtgtcttcagtggttcttggtgcagcgcccccacaggtgacaGGGGGAACAGGTTTCCAGTTAGTTTGAATCGTTAGACTCGGTGCAGTGTGAATGCGGActacagcagctggaaatgtaacaaatgttgcagatttggtccccaatcgaaccgagtctgcCGGACTGTCCGGTGTGAAAATAGCCTTAGATGTCAAATCCGTGTATGGttcgttctttgtttttttcatttcaaaataaaattacaaaaacaaaacaagcatgggttttttgtttttgtttttgttttttaactgcaATGGTTAAACCAAagataagcttttattttgttgttaattCAACGGGACCTTATGGCGGAACCGGAAATGAAGACCTGGACTCTTGGCATATAACTTTTTCAGttaccagtaggtggcggtaatgtaCACATGGCGAAGCAAAGCATTGCTGATTTCAGTGAGTTTTTCCTCCCTCAAAAGGTTCGATAATCAATGCAGCCATTGCCTATTATTTAGcaatggtttgtttttatgccGTCTTCATCCACTGTAAATTATTCTTCTTTGGCAACTTGCTTCATTTCCGGTATCGCTacatattaaaacaacaacCGTAAGCAAAACTCAAACTCTGTTGATTTTCTATTAATTCGATTTTGCACTTTTTagatttaggttttaaaaacggaagaaaaaaaaaaagcttattttgtttttgcaattttattttaaaacaaaaaacaatgaacgAACCATACGCAGGTTGTGTCAGCTGGTGATTCACTGAGCCTGAATGCAGAACATTAGTTCATATAAGATCTCTGCAGAGCAAACAGCAGCTCCTCAAAGGACGCCTGTCTAATCAGAGACATTGTCCTTTGTGACACAGTGTTACTAGCAGTCAGCTGCTTTGGGAGGATGTTTACATCACAGGTCTttaactccaggcctggaggctTCTGAAAACTTTGGTCGTGTCTGTGCTTCAACACACCCGAGTCCAATGATCAGGGCATCAGCAGGAGAACCACACTGACCTGAGGGAACAATCCAGTTATTtggttcaggtgtgttggaccaggaaCACGACGGATGGTTGCAGATCCCTGGTTTACattataaacaaacacagattaGTCCATCTGTGCTTTatagaagaagaaacatttgagATAAAATCAGTAAAGTACTAAGATGTGGGACCAAGTTGGACTTGTACCGCCAGATCTGAGggttgttttgtatttcaggGCTGAAGGAATCTCGGTCCACTACTCTGTGGTCTTTGAGAACAACATCCATCACGCAACCTCAGAGACAACCAGAGAACCAGAGGCCTCTGCTGACTCTGGACTCAGAGATATGTTGGTCAAGGCTTTACAGGAGAAAGCTTCTCTGCCAGTCGACCTGGACTCCCTGAACTTCCAGCCAGGTACTGCTCTGACGCAGACCGCTGATTCTTCCGGTCACAGGCTCTGAATTGAACCTCCAGCTCTTGGAGTTAATGAATTTATGTTTAAAGAAGACCTTGAACCTTCAGCAGTTTCTGCTCCTGCATTGacgaacatttattttccagaagtTATCATCCTCCCAACACCAACGTCATCTGCAGCTGAAGAGATGGATGAGGTAAgagcttcagctgcagctcatctggCATTTATAGTCTAATTGCTGTGTCACAAGGACGGCATACTTGAGAGACTAGAATAAGATTCTGGAGTAAATAaccaaatgaaactaaaatcatCATAATGGTGCATCTGTGTGTTCACAGCCCAGTGAACCTGATTCCCACAATGAGTTTAAAGTCTTCACCCCTGAGCCTGAGGTGAATAAACTTCATCCTCCTCTCACCTCGAAGGAGAAGGAAAATGACCTTGTAACCCTGCTGGACTCCACCACTGTCTCACATGGCGAGATGATCACGGTGACTGATGGGATGGCACTGATCAGTGATGATCCCCCGGCTTCAGAGGACATTACTGATGATTCAGAAGAAATTTACATGATTGAACCAGAGCTGTCGAGCCAGgaacaagaggaagaggaatTGCTCATCATCACACATGAGATTGAAACCATTCATCAGGATGAAACGGGGGAACTTGTGCGCGTCTACATCCCAACCCCAACGCTGCTTCTTCAGGGGGAGGCGGACGATCCATTTGTCACTTCGTCTCCTAACCTGATATCAGAGGAAGACCTCAGTCCTGTtgaaaaagagggagaaagtCCTGTGTTTAAACCAACAGCTCAGATTGTATTCACTGCAGCCATTGGCAATAAGGAGCTGTCGGAAATCACAACTCCAAGTTTCAAACCTGCAGACCTCACAGACCAGCCATCCACAGAGCCAGCATGGATCCCTAAAGAGGAAGAAGACATCAACGCTCTTCCACATGAAGAAAAGCTAGATTTAGGTTTTTCAAAACCTGAACCAAGTGACGTTATGGACCAAGAATCACAGGATGTTAGAAGTTTGCAAACTGAAGTAGAACTGCTAGAGCCAGAGGAAGATACAGTCATTCTGGAGGTTTTAAGGCCAAACCTTGAGAAAGTAGAAGTCTCAGAACCAGGTGAAGTTGCAGTTGAAATGTCAGAGTCAGGTGAAGCAACATTTGAAGTCTCAGTgccagaaaaagaagaaaagccatCAGAGTTTATCACGGAAGTAGTTGACATTTCAAATCCAGCCACAACACCTGACACTTCAGAGACAGAAGCACCTGAAGTTTCAGAGCCACACCAAGAAGTTCAACAAGTGTTACTAATGGACAAAGAAGTAGTGGATGTTTCAATGCAAGAAAAAGATCCAACTAAAGCATCAGAGACAAAGAAACAGTCGATTGTCGAAAGTCAGGACGAAGTTACAGAGCCAGAACCTGTGGTTCTTATTACAGAGAAGGACCTTGTTGAACCAGAAGAACTGCTTCCAGAGACGGACTCTGATGATACCAAACCTGAGGTTTTCACAGAGCAAGGTGTAGAAGACGGTGTCAACATTTTGCAACCAGAAAAAGGAATAGTTGAAGTTACAGAACTAGAAGAAGAACAGATAGAAAAAGTAATTGAGGTGTCGCTTTTAATTCCTCAACTAGAGGAAAATCTGGTGGAGGTCccagaaaaagaggaagaggtggTGCTTGTTGACTCCaaagatgaaaaagttttagagAGACCTGGTCATGAAGTTCTGAAAGAAACGTTAGCTGAAGTCCCTGAAGAAAAGGGTCCTGATGTCACAGAGGAAAGGGTTCCCATATTTATGGAGGACAGAGTTCCTGAAGTCACCAAGGAAACCGTTCCCAGGGTCACCGAGGAAGAGAGAGTTCCCAAACATATAGAAGATAGGTTTCCTGAGCGCTCAGAAGAAAGTGTTACTAAAGTTACACAGGACATGGTCCCTGAAGATGCTGAGGAAACTGTGTTCAAAGTTACAGAGCAAAAGGTTCCCAAAGTTACGGAGGAGAACGACAACATGGGTGGAGTTGCTGATAGAGTTTCTGAACCACAGGAAGCAGTTCCTGAGTTGGATAGAGAAGGAGTTAGAGACAAATCAGTCCATGTGGTGAAGCTTCAAACAGAAGATGTCACTGAAATTGCTAATGCAGATTTTGAGGATGAAATGGTTGTAGTTGCCTCACTTGATGAGAGGCTGGTGGACATTGCACAGCCAGAACCTTCTTCAGAGAAGACTGAAGCCATAGGTGACTCAAAAAGTCCAGAACTGGAGACAGTATCAGAACCAGACAAAGACCGATTGGACTTCTTACCAGACTTACCTaaaggtccagaaccagaagaggAGGTCATAGAGCCAGAAACAAAGAGAGATTCTACAGAACCAGCTATTGAGTCAATCAAAATCCTCCAGACTTTGGAAAGCATGGAAGAACTTCACTACAGAGAGGATAGTGTTCAGGTAGTGGGGGAAGAGCCACTGGATGGTTCTGATGAACTCAACCCATCAGCGGAAGATAATCTACCCATCGTACCAGGACTCATCTACCCAATCACAGAGGACGTTGATAGAACCAACATAGAGGTGGAGAGAGAAGCCAGTGCCTTCAGAATACCAGAACCTGTCCAGACTGATCTACCCATTGAAGCAGCAACATCTGTCTCAGGTAACGTCAACTATTGTTTAGGTTATCAAGCTTTAAGATTCAACATGAGCTCCTTGAGGAAAGTTGATCTTCCATCATTAACTACCTTGAGCAGATGTTGGAGGGTCTAGATGTTACAGAAGGTACTTTTAGTAGAATTTAGACAGCTTTGGTAGTTTGTTCCAGACTCATTCtgttatttttaccatttcCTAGCCGCAGCAGATGCAGAGCCAGAGGTTCAGTCAGAGGATTCTGGATCGACAGATAACTCTTCATCAAagacacaagaagaagaaatgtttgtaaCTCGTAGCCCAGTCTCAGAAGCCCTTCCTGCACCTCCATCTGCTGTCGACCTGGTTCAAGTACCAACACCTGGCCCGACTGAGGACTCTGAGGACAGAAGTGAACCAGAACCACCTGTTGCTCCCCAGGTGGAAACGGCAGATCCTGAAAGCCTCACCGCCTCTCCAGGTGGGGAGGAGTTTTCTGAGGAACTGGACCAGAGCAACACTCCCAGTAAGGAGTCAGTGGACCCTGCCAGTGATCTGACctctgcagcagaggaagatGCCGCTCCTCTAAGATACTTGACCACGCCCACCATGACCACCGCCAGCAACAGGCAGGAGCTGGTGGTGTTCTTCAGCCTGCGCCTCACCAACATGGACTTCTCTGAAGACCTTTTCAACAACACCTCAGCAGAGTACAGAACCCTGGAGAACACTCTTCTAGATGTGGTGAGTAGAACCACAGAAACCTAAAGGTCCGACTGGAAAAGATGGAGAAATTACGAAATGTTTCCAGAACTCAGGGTGGAGAGAGAGGTgaaactttcagcagataacatgAAGGCTGTGGTCTCTCCCAGGGCTTTCCCCTGTTAGTGAAAATGCTGGAGAAGTTTCTTGCTCC is a genomic window of Poecilia reticulata strain Guanapo linkage group LG21, Guppy_female_1.0+MT, whole genome shotgun sequence containing:
- the impg1a gene encoding interphotoreceptor matrix proteoglycan 1; amino-acid sequence: MLQAAGLLLLLLAITSPAAGIRDGGAAAHSVESGGLLHLADLLKSSSKPSAWESSRRRSRRSVFLQPGVRICSQESVDEVLASHQAYYQLRVCQEAVWEAFRIFLDRIPGTWEYQAWVRSCQQEALCISDIARNFSSSEEHIGLIHRRMKNRRERRPETRAVTPAATQKTPELPGSEAPPSTSSSPPPAIIIITSAAPPSPVMDHTGPAGPDQEDPELPNLVPEGPEVHTVQFSVSLLDPGYRQLLGEPDSPEYLDLATHLQDQMRLVFDRLPGFKAVSVLGIRETLEPDRAEGISVHYSVVFENNIHHATSETTREPEASADSGLRDMLVKALQEKASLPVDLDSLNFQPEVIILPTPTSSAAEEMDEPSEPDSHNEFKVFTPEPEVNKLHPPLTSKEKENDLVTLLDSTTVSHGEMITVTDGMALISDDPPASEDITDDSEEIYMIEPELSSQEQEEEELLIITHEIETIHQDETGELVRVYIPTPTLLLQGEADDPFVTSSPNLISEEDLSPVEKEGESPVFKPTAQIVFTAAIGNKELSEITTPSFKPADLTDQPSTEPAWIPKEEEDINALPHEEKLDLGFSKPEPSDVMDQESQDVRSLQTEVELLEPEEDTVILEVLRPNLEKVEVSEPGEVAVEMSESGEATFEVSVPEKEEKPSEFITEVVDISNPATTPDTSETEAPEVSEPHQEVQQVLLMDKEVVDVSMQEKDPTKASETKKQSIVESQDEVTEPEPVVLITEKDLVEPEELLPETDSDDTKPEVFTEQGVEDGVNILQPEKGIVEVTELEEEQIEKVIEVSLLIPQLEENLVEVPEKEEEVVLVDSKDEKVLERPGHEVLKETLAEVPEEKGPDVTEERVPIFMEDRVPEVTKETVPRVTEEERVPKHIEDRFPERSEESVTKVTQDMVPEDAEETVFKVTEQKVPKVTEENDNMGGVADRVSEPQEAVPELDREGVRDKSVHVVKLQTEDVTEIANADFEDEMVVVASLDERLVDIAQPEPSSEKTEAIGDSKSPELETVSEPDKDRLDFLPDLPKGPEPEEEVIEPETKRDSTEPAIESIKILQTLESMEELHYREDSVQVVGEEPLDGSDELNPSAEDNLPIVPGLIYPITEDVDRTNIEVEREASAFRIPEPVQTDLPIEAATSVSAAADAEPEVQSEDSGSTDNSSSKTQEEEMFVTRSPVSEALPAPPSAVDLVQVPTPGPTEDSEDRSEPEPPVAPQVETADPESLTASPGGEEFSEELDQSNTPSKESVDPASDLTSAAEEDAAPLRYLTTPTMTTASNRQELVVFFSLRLTNMDFSEDLFNNTSAEYRTLENTLLDVLLPYLQANLTGFRKLEILNFRKGSVVVNSKMRFSRSVPYNVTEAVRCLLERFCSPARRLQIDRSSLDVEPADRADPCRFLACGDSSHCVVDHRTQEAQCHCEPGFLAQQNRSCRSVCELQPEFCPDGDCHVVPGRGAECRPRGGSQRSGLTR